In the Ruminococcus sp. OA3 genome, one interval contains:
- a CDS encoding HU family DNA-binding protein — protein sequence MNKTELIAAMADQAELSKKDAEAALKAFVDVIAAELKKGEKVQLVGFGTFEVAERAAREGRNPQTGKTMKIEASKAPKFKAGKALKDMVNEK from the coding sequence ATGAACAAGACAGAATTAATTGCAGCTATGGCTGACCAGGCAGAATTATCCAAAAAAGATGCAGAAGCTGCGCTTAAAGCATTCGTAGATGTGATCGCAGCAGAGTTAAAGAAGGGTGAAAAAGTTCAGCTGGTTGGTTTCGGCACTTTTGAAGTGGCTGAAAGAGCTGCAAGAGAAGGCAGAAATCCTCAGACAGGTAAAACAATGAAGATTGAAGCTTCGAAGGCACCGAAATTTAAAGCAGGAAAAGCTTTAAAAGATATGGTGAATGAGAAATAA
- a CDS encoding CotS family spore coat protein has translation MYDYGLSVMEQYGLTVKSSYRGRGALICETQRGLKIVKEYRGSEKKLELQRKLQLHILESGETRVDCVLENEEGKLVSNDRDGIPYVVREWFTGRECDTKSASDVLEGVKALARLHNVMQMPLEENYRKESLLDECTRHNREIRKIGNFIRKKNSRTDFEMQLLRCMDSFLKQGETAVEQLERSGYQELYQTAMETGSVCHGECNQHNIIWTGGRPTLINYEKWNYDVQVADLYQFMRKILEKHNWDIGLGKSMLTGYHSVKPLSEEEVLNLKIRLSYPWKFWKLVNYYANNHKAWISGRNSEKLQLVMRQQKAWSEFLKTCFSDFLFPSDTL, from the coding sequence ATGTACGATTATGGGTTAAGTGTAATGGAACAGTATGGACTGACAGTAAAGTCATCGTACCGGGGACGCGGAGCGCTGATCTGTGAAACTCAGCGCGGACTTAAGATAGTAAAAGAGTACCGGGGATCGGAGAAGAAACTGGAGCTTCAGAGGAAACTGCAGCTTCATATTCTGGAGAGCGGAGAGACCAGAGTGGACTGTGTGCTGGAAAATGAAGAAGGAAAGCTGGTCTCCAATGACAGAGATGGTATTCCGTATGTGGTAAGAGAATGGTTTACGGGGAGAGAATGCGATACAAAGTCCGCAAGTGATGTTCTTGAAGGGGTGAAAGCGCTTGCCCGGTTACATAATGTCATGCAAATGCCGCTGGAGGAGAATTACCGGAAGGAGTCTCTCCTGGATGAATGTACACGGCATAACCGGGAAATCAGGAAAATAGGAAATTTCATCCGAAAGAAAAATTCCAGAACAGATTTTGAAATGCAGCTTCTTCGCTGTATGGACAGCTTTCTGAAACAGGGCGAGACGGCTGTGGAACAGCTTGAACGTTCCGGTTATCAGGAGCTGTACCAAACGGCGATGGAAACGGGCAGTGTCTGCCATGGTGAGTGTAATCAGCACAATATAATATGGACGGGCGGTCGCCCGACACTGATCAATTATGAAAAATGGAACTATGATGTTCAGGTAGCTGACCTGTATCAGTTTATGAGAAAGATACTGGAAAAACATAACTGGGATATCGGACTTGGAAAAAGCATGCTCACAGGATATCACAGCGTTAAACCACTTTCTGAGGAGGAAGTACTCAATCTGAAGATCAGGCTTTCTTATCCCTGGAAATTCTGGAAACTGGTCAACTATTATGCAAACAATCACAAAGCCTGGATTTCGGGGCGCAACTCGGAAAAACTTCAGCTGGTCATGAGGCAGCAGAAGGCGTGGTCGGAATTTCTAAAAACCTGTTTTTCTGATTTCCTTTTTCCGTCAGATACGCTATAA
- the yabP gene encoding sporulation protein YabP — protein MEEATRKEHGLTLDGRRAGKITGVVDVVSFDPEMILLETSQGMLTIKGQELHVSRLYLEKGEVDVEGLFQSMVYSDDGNYGRRQKGSLVKRLFK, from the coding sequence ATGGAGGAGGCAACACGCAAGGAACACGGGCTTACGCTGGATGGCCGGAGAGCCGGTAAGATTACCGGTGTCGTGGATGTGGTATCTTTTGATCCGGAGATGATCCTGCTGGAGACATCTCAGGGGATGCTGACGATCAAAGGTCAGGAGCTGCATGTGAGCCGCCTGTATCTGGAAAAGGGAGAAGTAGACGTAGAGGGTCTTTTCCAGAGCATGGTTTATTCGGATGACGGGAATTATGGGCGCAGGCAGAAGGGCAGTCTGGTCAAAAGACTGTTTAAATAA
- a CDS encoding MazG family protein, with protein MEKTYSFEELKEIIAKLRSPDGCPWDREQTHESLRACMVEEAYEAVDGIRILSETGAWDNLCEELGDVLLQVLMHSRIAEEEGLFGLDDVIQGISEKMIRRHPHVFGDQKADDSGQVLVNWEQIKKQEKKDQPGVSELEAVPHSLPALIRTSKVLKKIENLTGEFSSESDSIRSARECLEKLEDGSSEEDSEVIGALLAHICNLSRKRRVHAEEALGDYLEETIKKAEFLDKPM; from the coding sequence ATGGAAAAGACATACTCATTTGAAGAACTGAAAGAGATCATCGCGAAACTGAGAAGCCCGGACGGATGCCCCTGGGACCGCGAGCAGACGCACGAGAGTCTCAGAGCCTGTATGGTCGAGGAGGCCTATGAGGCAGTTGACGGGATACGCATCCTCTCTGAGACCGGGGCGTGGGACAACCTGTGTGAGGAGCTGGGGGATGTACTTCTGCAGGTGCTGATGCACAGCCGGATTGCCGAGGAGGAAGGGCTGTTTGGGCTTGATGATGTGATCCAGGGAATCAGTGAAAAGATGATCCGCAGGCACCCTCATGTGTTTGGGGACCAGAAGGCGGATGATTCCGGACAGGTTCTGGTAAACTGGGAGCAGATTAAAAAGCAGGAAAAAAAGGATCAGCCCGGGGTATCAGAACTGGAAGCTGTTCCGCACAGTCTTCCTGCCCTGATCCGCACATCAAAGGTCCTGAAAAAGATCGAAAACTTAACCGGCGAATTTTCCAGTGAAAGTGACAGTATACGCAGTGCACGTGAATGTCTGGAAAAACTGGAGGATGGCAGCAGCGAGGAGGATTCCGAAGTGATCGGTGCGCTGCTCGCCCATATCTGTAATCTCTCCAGAAAGCGCAGAGTCCACGCGGAGGAGGCGCTTGGAGATTATCTGGAAGAGACGATTAAAAAAGCAGAATTCCTTGACAAACCCATGTAA
- a CDS encoding RNA-binding S4 domain-containing protein produces MRLDKFLKVSRLIKRRTVANEACDAGRVLVNGNPAKASVKVKAGDILEIQFGTKTVKVEVLDVKETVKKEEAESLYRYL; encoded by the coding sequence ATGAGACTGGATAAGTTTCTGAAAGTGTCACGTCTGATCAAACGGCGTACAGTTGCAAATGAGGCATGTGATGCGGGCAGGGTTCTCGTGAATGGGAATCCGGCAAAAGCATCGGTTAAGGTAAAAGCGGGAGATATCCTGGAAATACAGTTTGGTACCAAAACCGTAAAGGTGGAGGTGCTGGATGTAAAGGAAACTGTTAAAAAAGAAGAGGCGGAAAGTCTTTACCGTTATCTGTAG
- a CDS encoding phospho-sugar mutase, with the protein MNYKETYELWVNSPYFDEETKAELKSIANDEQEIKERFYKDLEFGTAGLRGVIGAGTNRMNIYVVRKTTQGLANYIAGLNAKDQGVAIAFDSRRMSPEFANEAALCLAANGIKAYIFESLRPTPELSYAVRKLGCIAGINITASHNPPEYNGYKVYWEDGAQITPPHDSGIMDEVQKVTDYNDVKTMDKDAAQNAGMYVVIGREVDDAYMEELKSQVLHMDAIRETAKDLKIVYSPLHGTGNIPARRVLQELGFENVYVVKEQELPDGEFPTVSYPNPEAEEAFTLGLKLAKEVDADLVLATDPDADRLGVYVKDREGKYHTLTGNMSGCLLADYEIGQKKALKGLPDDGALIKTIVTTNMADAIAKYYGVKLIEVLTGFKFIGQQILGFEQNKKGTYLFGFEESYGCLIGTHARDKDAIVATMALCEAAAYYRTQDKTLWDAMIDMYERYGYYKDDIKAITLKGIEGLEKIQEILSGLRENPPAKIGAYDVLSVRDYQKDTITETATGDVKPTGLPKSNVLYYDLTDDAWVCVRPSGTEPKVKFYYGIKGTSLKDADSKSEALGKEVLAMIDRMM; encoded by the coding sequence ATGAACTATAAGGAAACATATGAATTGTGGGTGAATTCACCTTACTTTGACGAAGAAACCAAGGCAGAGCTTAAAAGTATTGCAAATGATGAACAGGAAATCAAAGAACGTTTTTATAAGGACCTTGAATTTGGTACTGCCGGTCTCCGCGGTGTGATCGGTGCAGGGACCAATCGTATGAATATTTACGTAGTGAGAAAGACCACACAGGGTCTTGCAAACTATATTGCCGGGCTGAATGCAAAAGATCAGGGCGTGGCCATTGCATTTGACTCCAGAAGGATGTCTCCGGAATTTGCGAATGAAGCAGCGCTGTGTCTGGCAGCGAACGGGATTAAAGCTTATATTTTTGAATCACTGCGTCCGACACCGGAACTCTCCTATGCAGTTCGTAAGCTTGGATGTATCGCCGGCATCAATATCACAGCCAGCCATAATCCGCCGGAATATAATGGATATAAAGTATACTGGGAGGACGGTGCCCAGATCACACCGCCTCATGATTCCGGAATCATGGATGAAGTTCAGAAGGTTACAGATTACAATGACGTGAAAACAATGGACAAAGATGCCGCCCAAAATGCAGGAATGTACGTTGTTATCGGCCGGGAAGTTGACGATGCATATATGGAAGAACTGAAAAGCCAGGTGCTCCATATGGATGCTATCAGGGAGACCGCAAAAGATCTGAAGATCGTCTACAGCCCGCTGCATGGAACCGGAAATATTCCCGCGCGCCGCGTGCTTCAGGAGCTGGGATTTGAAAATGTGTACGTTGTAAAAGAGCAGGAACTTCCGGACGGGGAATTCCCTACTGTCAGCTATCCGAATCCTGAGGCTGAAGAGGCTTTTACACTTGGTTTAAAGCTGGCGAAGGAAGTGGATGCAGATCTGGTGCTTGCAACGGATCCGGATGCTGACCGGCTTGGCGTGTACGTGAAAGACCGTGAAGGTAAATATCATACGTTGACCGGAAATATGTCGGGCTGCCTTCTTGCAGATTATGAGATCGGACAGAAAAAAGCCCTGAAAGGCCTGCCGGATGACGGAGCACTGATTAAAACTATCGTAACGACGAATATGGCGGACGCGATCGCCAAATACTATGGTGTGAAATTAATCGAGGTGCTGACAGGATTTAAATTTATCGGACAGCAGATTCTGGGCTTTGAACAGAATAAGAAGGGAACCTATCTCTTCGGATTTGAGGAGAGCTACGGATGCCTGATCGGAACTCATGCGAGAGATAAAGATGCCATCGTGGCGACAATGGCACTCTGTGAAGCAGCAGCCTACTACAGGACCCAGGACAAAACGCTTTGGGATGCAATGATCGATATGTATGAACGCTATGGTTATTATAAGGATGACATTAAGGCCATCACTCTGAAAGGGATCGAAGGTCTGGAAAAGATTCAGGAAATCTTAAGCGGACTGCGGGAGAATCCGCCTGCGAAGATCGGAGCCTACGATGTTCTGTCCGTGAGGGATTATCAGAAAGACACGATCACTGAGACGGCAACCGGCGATGTGAAGCCGACTGGACTGCCAAAATCCAATGTTCTGTACTATGACCTGACAGATGATGCATGGGTATGTGTACGTCCGTCAGGAACAGAGCCTAAGGTTAAATTCTATTACGGTATCAAAGGTACATCTCTTAAAGATGCTGACTCGAAATCGGAAGCCCTGGGTAAAGAAGTGCTTGCCATGATCGACCGTATGATGTAA
- a CDS encoding CCA tRNA nucleotidyltransferase: protein MRLRLPPAVWMIIDKLTQSGYEAYAVGGCVRDSVLDRSPDDWDITTSATPGQVKELFRHTVDTGLAHGTVTVLVSGEGFEVTTYRIDGKYEDGRHPKDVTFTPNLSEDLKRRDFTINAMAYSPAAGLIDIFGGMQDLQRHRIRCVGEPAQRFSEDALRILRAVRFSAQLGFTIEENTRKAIRKLAPTLSKISAERIQTELVKLLMSPRPTMIREAYETGITAAVLPEFDEMMCTPQNNPDHVYSVGEHTLEVLRHIEKDKVLRIAALLHDVGKPAVRTTDENGVDHFNGHHKAGADRARSILKRLKFDNDTIEQVKNLVYWHDTKTQAEERLVRRAVHRIGEDLFPRLLKLQYADTMAQSGWYRQEKLRRLEGVSVLFDKIVSEKQCVSLKTLKLSGGDLMALGMKPGPKIGIVLQEALEEVLDDPARNTREYLLAFAGKKTAGKQTV, encoded by the coding sequence CTGGGATATCACTACGTCTGCGACCCCCGGACAGGTGAAAGAATTGTTTCGTCATACTGTGGATACCGGGCTGGCGCACGGTACGGTAACCGTCCTCGTCTCCGGGGAAGGATTTGAGGTGACTACGTACCGTATTGACGGAAAGTATGAGGACGGACGACATCCCAAAGATGTGACATTTACACCGAATTTGTCAGAGGATTTAAAACGGCGGGATTTTACGATCAATGCGATGGCATACAGTCCGGCTGCCGGGCTGATCGATATATTCGGCGGCATGCAGGATCTGCAGAGACACAGAATTCGCTGTGTGGGGGAACCCGCACAGCGTTTTTCAGAAGATGCCCTGCGCATTCTGCGGGCTGTCCGATTCTCTGCCCAGCTGGGCTTTACAATCGAGGAGAATACGAGAAAAGCAATTCGGAAACTGGCTCCCACCCTGTCCAAAATCAGTGCAGAGAGAATTCAGACGGAGCTCGTGAAGTTGTTGATGTCACCGCGGCCCACGATGATCCGCGAGGCATATGAGACGGGCATCACGGCCGCAGTGCTGCCGGAATTCGACGAGATGATGTGCACGCCGCAGAATAACCCGGATCACGTGTACTCAGTGGGGGAACATACACTGGAAGTGCTGCGCCACATTGAGAAAGACAAGGTGCTGAGAATCGCTGCACTGCTGCATGATGTCGGAAAGCCGGCGGTGAGGACGACGGATGAAAATGGTGTCGATCACTTTAACGGGCATCATAAAGCAGGGGCTGATCGCGCCAGAAGTATCTTAAAACGTCTGAAATTCGACAACGATACCATTGAACAGGTTAAGAATCTGGTATACTGGCATGATACGAAGACGCAGGCGGAAGAGCGTCTCGTCAGACGTGCGGTGCACCGTATCGGAGAGGACCTGTTTCCGCGTCTTTTGAAGCTGCAGTATGCGGATACGATGGCACAGAGCGGCTGGTACAGGCAGGAGAAGCTCAGACGCCTGGAGGGTGTCAGTGTGCTGTTCGATAAGATTGTTTCAGAGAAACAATGTGTATCCCTGAAGACCCTGAAACTGTCGGGCGGTGACCTCATGGCGCTGGGGATGAAGCCGGGACCTAAGATCGGAATCGTGCTGCAGGAAGCACTGGAAGAGGTTCTCGATGATCCGGCACGGAATACCAGGGAGTACCTGCTGGCATTTGCCGGGAAAAAAACGGCAGGGAAACAGACAGTGTGA